The Cinclus cinclus chromosome 3, bCinCin1.1, whole genome shotgun sequence genome has a window encoding:
- the ENTPD6 gene encoding ectonucleoside triphosphate diphosphohydrolase 6 isoform X2, with amino-acid sequence MEAMKISKRFFAFGILTCIAVYVAYIKWHLGSKSFLGATEGVAESRGDKLTHQAVTTALSVFYGIMFDAGSTGTRIHIFKFAQQPRETPRLTHETFKALKPGLSAYADDVEKSGQGIKELLEVAKKEVPMELWKFTPLVLKATAGLRLLPGEKAQKLLEKVKEIFQASPFFVRDNCVSIMNGTDEGISAWITINFLTGRLDDPQKRSVGMLDLGGGSTQITFLPRTKATLQTSPSGHTTSFQMFNHTYKLYSYSYLGLGLMSARLAILGGVEGKPLGEGEELISPCLPPGFKSEWQHAEIVYKIKGQKAGEPLYESCSNKVAKMLYKKVHRADEVKNLDFYIFSYYYDCAAEAGLIDKEKGGSLTVSDFEIAAKYVCKTMEISPRNSPFLCMDLTYITFLLQELGFPKSQGFKLARKIDNVETSWALGATFHYIDSLNRLQY; translated from the exons ATGGAAGCCATGAAGATATCAAAGCGGTTCTTTGCCTTTGGGATTTTGACGTGCATAGCTGTTTATGTTGCATACATAAAATGGCACTTGGGCTCCAAATCATTTTTGGGAGCCACAGAAGGAGTTGCTGAAAGCAGGGGAGATAAACTGACCCATCAGGCAGTGACCACAGCTCTCTCAGTCTTTTATGGAATTATGTTTGACGCAGGAAGCACGGGAACTCGCATCCATATATTTAAATTTGCACAGCAGCCGAGAG AGACTCCCAGATTAACCCATGAGACGTTTAAAGCACTGAAACCAGGTCTGTCAGCGTATGCTGATGATGTTGAAAAG AGTGGCCAAGGAATAAAAGAGCTCCTGGAGGTGGCAAAGAAGGAAGTTCCTATGGAGCTGTGGAAGTTTACTCCTCTGGTCCTGAAAGCCACAGCTGGCCTGCGGTTGCTGCCAGGAGAGAAAGCCCAGAAATTGCTGGAAAAG GTGAAGGAGATTTTTCAGGCCTCCCCCTTCTTTGTGAGGGACAATTGTGTGTCGATAATGAATGGAACAGATGAAG GTATTTCAGCGTGGATCACGATAAATTTTTTAACAG GCAGGCTAGATGACCCACAGAAGAGAAGTGTAGGGATGCTGGATTTGGGTGGTGGATCAACACAGATCACTTTCCTTCCGCGCACCAAG gCAACTCTCCAGACATCACCATCTGGCCACACAACTTCATTTCAGATGTTTAACCACACCTACAAGCTGTATTCATACAG TTACCTGGGACTTGGGCTGATGTCAGCAAGGCTTGCCATTTTGGGAGGAGTAGAGGGAAAACCCT taGGAGAAGGGGAGGAATTGATCAGCCCTTGTTTACCACCTGGCTTCAAATCCGAATGGCAACATGCTGAGATAGTGTACAAAATTAAAGGACAGAAGGCAG GTGAGCCTCTGTATGAGTCTTGTTCTAATAAAGTGGCAAAGATGCTCTACAAAAAAGTGCACAGAGCTGATGAAGTGAAAAACCTGGACTTTTACATTTTCTCCTACTACTACGACTGTGCAGCAGAGGCTGGTCTCATAG ataaagaaaaaggaggaagctTAACTGTCAGTGACTTTGAAATTGCAGCTAAATATG tttGTAAGACCATGGAAATCAGCCCTAGAAACAGCCCTTTTCTCTGCATGGACCTCACATACATTACCTTCCTGCTTCAGGAACTGGGATTCCCGAAGAGCCAAGGCTTTAAG ctTGCCCGGAAAATCGACAATGTTGAAACGAGCTGGGCATTGGGAGCCACTTTCCATTACATTGACTCACTCAATAGACTGCAGTACTAA
- the ENTPD6 gene encoding ectonucleoside triphosphate diphosphohydrolase 6 isoform X1, producing MEAMKISKRFFAFGILTCIAVYVAYIKWHLGSKSFLGATEGVAESRGDKLTHQAVTTALSVFYGIMFDAGSTGTRIHIFKFAQQPRETPRLTHETFKALKPGLSAYADDVEKSGQGIKELLEVAKKEVPMELWKFTPLVLKATAGLRLLPGEKAQKLLEKVLFELQVKEIFQASPFFVRDNCVSIMNGTDEGISAWITINFLTGRLDDPQKRSVGMLDLGGGSTQITFLPRTKATLQTSPSGHTTSFQMFNHTYKLYSYSYLGLGLMSARLAILGGVEGKPLGEGEELISPCLPPGFKSEWQHAEIVYKIKGQKAGEPLYESCSNKVAKMLYKKVHRADEVKNLDFYIFSYYYDCAAEAGLIDKEKGGSLTVSDFEIAAKYVCKTMEISPRNSPFLCMDLTYITFLLQELGFPKSQGFKLARKIDNVETSWALGATFHYIDSLNRLQY from the exons ATGGAAGCCATGAAGATATCAAAGCGGTTCTTTGCCTTTGGGATTTTGACGTGCATAGCTGTTTATGTTGCATACATAAAATGGCACTTGGGCTCCAAATCATTTTTGGGAGCCACAGAAGGAGTTGCTGAAAGCAGGGGAGATAAACTGACCCATCAGGCAGTGACCACAGCTCTCTCAGTCTTTTATGGAATTATGTTTGACGCAGGAAGCACGGGAACTCGCATCCATATATTTAAATTTGCACAGCAGCCGAGAG AGACTCCCAGATTAACCCATGAGACGTTTAAAGCACTGAAACCAGGTCTGTCAGCGTATGCTGATGATGTTGAAAAG AGTGGCCAAGGAATAAAAGAGCTCCTGGAGGTGGCAAAGAAGGAAGTTCCTATGGAGCTGTGGAAGTTTACTCCTCTGGTCCTGAAAGCCACAGCTGGCCTGCGGTTGCTGCCAGGAGAGAAAGCCCAGAAATTGCTGGAAAAGG ttttatttgaaCTACAGGTGAAGGAGATTTTTCAGGCCTCCCCCTTCTTTGTGAGGGACAATTGTGTGTCGATAATGAATGGAACAGATGAAG GTATTTCAGCGTGGATCACGATAAATTTTTTAACAG GCAGGCTAGATGACCCACAGAAGAGAAGTGTAGGGATGCTGGATTTGGGTGGTGGATCAACACAGATCACTTTCCTTCCGCGCACCAAG gCAACTCTCCAGACATCACCATCTGGCCACACAACTTCATTTCAGATGTTTAACCACACCTACAAGCTGTATTCATACAG TTACCTGGGACTTGGGCTGATGTCAGCAAGGCTTGCCATTTTGGGAGGAGTAGAGGGAAAACCCT taGGAGAAGGGGAGGAATTGATCAGCCCTTGTTTACCACCTGGCTTCAAATCCGAATGGCAACATGCTGAGATAGTGTACAAAATTAAAGGACAGAAGGCAG GTGAGCCTCTGTATGAGTCTTGTTCTAATAAAGTGGCAAAGATGCTCTACAAAAAAGTGCACAGAGCTGATGAAGTGAAAAACCTGGACTTTTACATTTTCTCCTACTACTACGACTGTGCAGCAGAGGCTGGTCTCATAG ataaagaaaaaggaggaagctTAACTGTCAGTGACTTTGAAATTGCAGCTAAATATG tttGTAAGACCATGGAAATCAGCCCTAGAAACAGCCCTTTTCTCTGCATGGACCTCACATACATTACCTTCCTGCTTCAGGAACTGGGATTCCCGAAGAGCCAAGGCTTTAAG ctTGCCCGGAAAATCGACAATGTTGAAACGAGCTGGGCATTGGGAGCCACTTTCCATTACATTGACTCACTCAATAGACTGCAGTACTAA
- the ENTPD6 gene encoding ectonucleoside triphosphate diphosphohydrolase 6 isoform X3, translating to MEAMKISKRFFAFGILTCIAVYVAYIKWHLGSKSFLGATEGVAESRGDKLTHQAVTTALSVFYGIMFDAGSTGTRIHIFKFAQQPRETPRLTHETFKALKPGLSAYADDVEKSGQGIKELLEVAKKEVPMELWKFTPLVLKATAGLRLLPGEKAQKLLEKVKEIFQASPFFVRDNCVSIMNGTDEGRLDDPQKRSVGMLDLGGGSTQITFLPRTKATLQTSPSGHTTSFQMFNHTYKLYSYSYLGLGLMSARLAILGGVEGKPLGEGEELISPCLPPGFKSEWQHAEIVYKIKGQKAGEPLYESCSNKVAKMLYKKVHRADEVKNLDFYIFSYYYDCAAEAGLIDKEKGGSLTVSDFEIAAKYVCKTMEISPRNSPFLCMDLTYITFLLQELGFPKSQGFKLARKIDNVETSWALGATFHYIDSLNRLQY from the exons ATGGAAGCCATGAAGATATCAAAGCGGTTCTTTGCCTTTGGGATTTTGACGTGCATAGCTGTTTATGTTGCATACATAAAATGGCACTTGGGCTCCAAATCATTTTTGGGAGCCACAGAAGGAGTTGCTGAAAGCAGGGGAGATAAACTGACCCATCAGGCAGTGACCACAGCTCTCTCAGTCTTTTATGGAATTATGTTTGACGCAGGAAGCACGGGAACTCGCATCCATATATTTAAATTTGCACAGCAGCCGAGAG AGACTCCCAGATTAACCCATGAGACGTTTAAAGCACTGAAACCAGGTCTGTCAGCGTATGCTGATGATGTTGAAAAG AGTGGCCAAGGAATAAAAGAGCTCCTGGAGGTGGCAAAGAAGGAAGTTCCTATGGAGCTGTGGAAGTTTACTCCTCTGGTCCTGAAAGCCACAGCTGGCCTGCGGTTGCTGCCAGGAGAGAAAGCCCAGAAATTGCTGGAAAAG GTGAAGGAGATTTTTCAGGCCTCCCCCTTCTTTGTGAGGGACAATTGTGTGTCGATAATGAATGGAACAGATGAAG GCAGGCTAGATGACCCACAGAAGAGAAGTGTAGGGATGCTGGATTTGGGTGGTGGATCAACACAGATCACTTTCCTTCCGCGCACCAAG gCAACTCTCCAGACATCACCATCTGGCCACACAACTTCATTTCAGATGTTTAACCACACCTACAAGCTGTATTCATACAG TTACCTGGGACTTGGGCTGATGTCAGCAAGGCTTGCCATTTTGGGAGGAGTAGAGGGAAAACCCT taGGAGAAGGGGAGGAATTGATCAGCCCTTGTTTACCACCTGGCTTCAAATCCGAATGGCAACATGCTGAGATAGTGTACAAAATTAAAGGACAGAAGGCAG GTGAGCCTCTGTATGAGTCTTGTTCTAATAAAGTGGCAAAGATGCTCTACAAAAAAGTGCACAGAGCTGATGAAGTGAAAAACCTGGACTTTTACATTTTCTCCTACTACTACGACTGTGCAGCAGAGGCTGGTCTCATAG ataaagaaaaaggaggaagctTAACTGTCAGTGACTTTGAAATTGCAGCTAAATATG tttGTAAGACCATGGAAATCAGCCCTAGAAACAGCCCTTTTCTCTGCATGGACCTCACATACATTACCTTCCTGCTTCAGGAACTGGGATTCCCGAAGAGCCAAGGCTTTAAG ctTGCCCGGAAAATCGACAATGTTGAAACGAGCTGGGCATTGGGAGCCACTTTCCATTACATTGACTCACTCAATAGACTGCAGTACTAA